In the Spirochaeta lutea genome, one interval contains:
- a CDS encoding NAD(P)H-dependent oxidoreductase, whose translation MDPTSLVVLCHPDPRSYCHAIARKVTEALTDRGRTVHVQDLYSQNFDPVLSLDEERQKTSLDALIQGYAREAEQSQQIIWIFPEWWGLPPARLKGWLDRVLRPGVAFDYQGDFEDTRRRIQRFAGKTGTVFMTSDQSPPPPIDQTGADAQGRLTRVLHRRANLVDRLRDQSGHHPLARIWQESVGNFTGLTMAGFYILGPVRNSEYTTRISWLSQIGEILQHPGGS comes from the coding sequence ATGGACCCAACATCGCTGGTTGTGCTCTGCCACCCCGATCCCCGGAGCTATTGCCACGCTATCGCCCGGAAGGTGACAGAGGCGCTTACAGACCGGGGACGGACCGTACATGTGCAGGATCTCTACAGCCAGAACTTTGATCCGGTATTGTCCCTGGATGAGGAACGGCAGAAGACCAGCCTGGACGCTCTCATACAAGGGTACGCCCGGGAAGCAGAGCAATCCCAGCAGATCATCTGGATCTTTCCGGAGTGGTGGGGACTTCCCCCAGCCCGCCTGAAGGGATGGCTGGACCGAGTACTGCGCCCCGGGGTTGCCTTTGATTATCAGGGGGACTTCGAGGATACCAGACGGCGGATTCAGCGGTTTGCGGGAAAAACTGGCACGGTGTTTATGACCAGCGATCAAAGCCCTCCGCCCCCCATCGACCAGACCGGGGCGGATGCTCAAGGCAGGTTAACGAGGGTCTTACATCGGCGGGCTAATCTGGTAGACCGGCTTCGAGACCAGAGCGGCCACCATCCTCTTGCCCGGATATGGCAGGAATCCGTTGGGAATTTTACCGGATTGACCATGGCTGGGTTCTACATTCTCGGCCCCGTTCGCAATTCCGAATATACCACGCGTATCAGTTGGCTCTCCCAGATCGGAGAGATACTACAACATCCCGGAGGCTCTTGA
- a CDS encoding cytidine deaminase, with translation MKGKNVKKKNTLSPVEAGLLPRGWQDGFAMASEARQHAYVPYSGFAVGFALHLGDSDGIHQFMPGVNVENISYGATICAERSALVAAISRFGSRSFDYGVLVTDADPPALPCALCLQVISELCGPAFRLVICDLTGPRNIYRLEELLPHRFETFPGAPTTS, from the coding sequence ATGAAAGGAAAAAATGTGAAGAAAAAAAACACCCTTAGTCCCGTTGAAGCCGGTTTGTTACCCCGAGGATGGCAGGATGGCTTTGCCATGGCCTCGGAGGCACGTCAACATGCCTATGTGCCCTATTCCGGTTTTGCAGTGGGCTTTGCTTTGCATCTTGGTGATTCTGACGGCATCCACCAGTTTATGCCGGGGGTGAACGTAGAAAATATTAGCTATGGGGCCACCATCTGCGCGGAGCGATCAGCCCTGGTTGCCGCCATATCGCGCTTCGGTTCCAGGAGCTTTGATTACGGCGTATTGGTTACCGATGCCGACCCTCCGGCTCTTCCCTGTGCCCTCTGTCTCCAGGTTATCAGTGAACTATGCGGTCCCGCCTTCCGGCTCGTAATATGCGACCTGACAGGACCGCGAAACATCTACCGCCTGGAAGAATTGCTCCCCCATCGGTTTGAGACCTTTCCGGGGGCTCCCACGACCTCCTAG
- the topA gene encoding type I DNA topoisomerase — protein MAEKVLVIVESPTKARTISRFLPKNFIVEASVGHIRDLPQTASDVPKKYKGESWARLGIDVEHDFTPLYITPKGKTKVINELKRKLKDADALFLATDEDREGESISWHLVDLLKPKQPVRRMVFHEITKQAIAKAIENPRDIDMNLVRAQETRRILDRLYGFTLSPLIWKKIAYGLSAGRVQSSGLRMIVERERERIRFKKSVYWDLKATLTAPDTGSTQVFEAKLLQAYGKRVASGKDFDSTTGEVVQGKDIIVLTEDQAVNLAASLESEAWKVLELSEKQTTSRPAPPFITSTLQQEGNRKLGMSSRETMRTAQRLYEEGLITYMRTDSPTLSNEAIEGARATISDQYGQDYLSAEVRQYASKSKGAQEAHEAIRPAGSSFLHPDQTGLSGREKALYELIWKRTLATQMAEAKKLSVSAKIGVGEGVFQANGTRILFPGFLRVYVEGKDDPEAALEDKEVLLPPLKEGTLCLPQSLETLYHETKPPARFTEASLIQRLEKEGIGRPSTYASILSTLYDRGYVRKLGTALVPTFTGFGVVQFLEKNFHQLVKYSFTSEMEQSLDEIAEGKKDRLEYLKQFYLGEDGLLHKVESREGQIKPEESRTIDLPQLEHAVAVKIGRFGPYIVCNEAESGEEIHASIPEDIAPGDLSKDDINDLIELQKNGPKPIGYHPDTQEPIFCLVGRYGPYVQLGEATEETPKPRRAGLPRDVSPKDVSMELAVKLLSLPRVLGLHPETGKEISANVGRFGPFVVHDGDFRSLKKDDDVYTVGLDRALEILSEPKTGGRGSKLVKDLGRDEAGKKVGLYEGKYGPFLKYGTKNIGIPEDKRQESFLQNLTLEQAMVFISPKTQKGGKS, from the coding sequence ATGGCAGAAAAGGTACTGGTAATTGTAGAGTCCCCCACCAAGGCGCGGACTATCAGCAGGTTTCTCCCCAAGAATTTCATCGTTGAGGCGAGTGTGGGACATATACGTGATCTTCCCCAGACCGCCTCGGATGTTCCGAAGAAGTACAAGGGGGAGTCCTGGGCGCGACTTGGCATTGATGTGGAGCACGACTTTACTCCGCTCTACATTACCCCCAAGGGTAAAACCAAGGTAATTAATGAGCTCAAGCGTAAATTAAAGGACGCCGATGCCCTGTTCCTGGCGACTGACGAGGACCGGGAGGGAGAGAGTATTTCTTGGCATCTGGTTGATTTGCTTAAGCCTAAGCAGCCGGTACGGCGAATGGTATTCCACGAGATAACCAAGCAGGCTATAGCCAAGGCCATAGAGAATCCCCGGGACATTGATATGAACCTGGTCCGGGCGCAGGAGACCCGCCGTATCCTGGATCGGTTGTACGGGTTCACCCTCTCGCCGCTGATCTGGAAAAAGATTGCCTACGGGTTATCTGCGGGTCGGGTTCAGAGTTCCGGTCTGCGGATGATTGTAGAACGGGAGCGTGAACGGATTCGGTTTAAAAAATCCGTGTATTGGGATCTCAAAGCAACCCTGACAGCTCCTGACACCGGCAGCACCCAGGTGTTCGAGGCTAAGCTGCTACAGGCCTACGGAAAACGCGTAGCATCCGGCAAGGATTTCGATTCGACCACCGGGGAGGTAGTCCAGGGCAAGGACATCATCGTTCTAACCGAAGACCAGGCGGTTAACCTGGCTGCGTCTTTGGAATCTGAGGCCTGGAAGGTCCTGGAGCTCTCGGAGAAGCAGACCACCAGCCGCCCAGCTCCACCCTTCATAACCTCCACCCTTCAGCAGGAGGGAAACAGGAAACTTGGCATGAGTTCCCGGGAGACCATGCGTACCGCCCAGCGGCTCTACGAGGAGGGGCTGATCACCTACATGAGAACCGACAGCCCCACTCTATCCAACGAGGCTATCGAAGGAGCCAGGGCTACTATTTCGGATCAGTACGGTCAGGATTACCTCAGCGCCGAGGTTCGGCAGTATGCATCAAAATCCAAGGGTGCCCAGGAGGCCCACGAGGCAATCCGCCCAGCGGGATCTTCCTTTCTCCATCCGGATCAGACGGGTCTCTCAGGGCGGGAAAAAGCCCTCTACGAGCTCATTTGGAAACGAACCCTGGCGACCCAAATGGCTGAGGCTAAAAAACTCAGCGTCTCCGCCAAGATCGGGGTTGGTGAGGGGGTGTTCCAGGCAAATGGAACCCGAATTCTCTTCCCCGGATTTCTGAGGGTCTATGTGGAAGGCAAGGACGATCCGGAAGCAGCATTGGAGGACAAAGAGGTGCTTCTCCCCCCCCTGAAGGAGGGAACCCTCTGCCTTCCCCAGAGCCTCGAAACCCTCTACCATGAAACCAAGCCACCCGCCCGGTTTACCGAAGCAAGCCTCATCCAGCGCCTGGAGAAGGAGGGCATCGGAAGACCGAGCACCTATGCAAGTATCCTGAGCACCCTCTATGACCGGGGGTACGTTCGGAAGCTCGGCACCGCCCTGGTTCCAACCTTTACCGGATTCGGCGTGGTTCAATTCCTAGAAAAGAACTTTCACCAGCTGGTAAAATACAGCTTCACCTCGGAGATGGAACAGAGCCTGGATGAGATCGCCGAGGGGAAAAAAGACCGGCTTGAGTACCTAAAACAGTTCTACCTGGGAGAGGACGGGCTACTCCATAAGGTGGAATCCCGGGAGGGACAGATCAAGCCGGAGGAATCCCGAACCATCGATCTACCCCAGCTGGAGCACGCCGTGGCGGTTAAGATCGGCCGTTTCGGACCCTACATCGTCTGTAATGAAGCAGAAAGCGGTGAAGAGATACACGCCTCCATTCCCGAGGACATCGCTCCCGGGGATCTATCCAAGGACGATATTAATGATCTCATTGAACTGCAGAAAAACGGTCCTAAACCCATCGGATATCATCCCGACACCCAGGAACCAATCTTCTGCCTGGTAGGGCGGTACGGGCCCTATGTACAGCTTGGCGAGGCCACCGAGGAGACCCCCAAACCCCGGAGAGCAGGCCTGCCCCGGGATGTCTCGCCGAAGGATGTCAGTATGGAACTGGCGGTAAAACTGTTAAGCCTGCCCCGGGTTCTGGGACTGCATCCCGAAACGGGTAAGGAGATCTCGGCCAATGTAGGACGTTTCGGCCCCTTCGTGGTTCATGACGGGGATTTTAGGAGCCTCAAAAAGGATGATGATGTCTACACCGTCGGCTTGGACCGCGCCTTGGAGATCCTCAGTGAACCAAAAACGGGGGGCCGAGGATCGAAACTGGTGAAGGATCTCGGCAGGGATGAGGCCGGTAAAAAGGTGGGGTTGTACGAGGGAAAATACGGTCCCTTCCTGAAATACGGAACAAAAAACATCGGTATTCCCGAGGATAAACGCCAGGAGTCCTTTCTCCAAAACCTCACCCTGGAACAGGCCATGGTATTTATTTCGCCCAAAACCCAGAAGGGCGGCAAGTCCTGA
- a CDS encoding SixA phosphatase family protein, with product MQHIILIRHGRAEAGSWNMDDFDRPLTPEGTEWISRAAALLLQGSRSVATAKRVRIIHSNALRTTQTAEEIAAVLSRAGIAGELENDPELYQADQDHLLKLILSAETGVTMVVGHNPAIGQCAESLSGSPLAMHPGSVVVFSLDTADSESLVGKNHEPELVIHPH from the coding sequence GTGCAACACATCATCCTGATTCGCCACGGCCGAGCAGAGGCCGGCAGCTGGAACATGGACGACTTTGATCGTCCCCTGACCCCCGAAGGAACCGAGTGGATCTCCCGGGCAGCCGCCTTGCTGCTTCAAGGTTCTCGATCCGTAGCCACCGCAAAGCGGGTACGGATCATTCACTCCAACGCCCTGAGAACGACCCAGACCGCCGAAGAAATCGCCGCTGTGTTATCCCGGGCAGGCATTGCCGGGGAGCTGGAAAACGATCCAGAACTCTATCAGGCGGATCAGGACCATCTCCTCAAACTCATCTTGTCAGCGGAAACCGGGGTTACCATGGTGGTGGGGCATAATCCGGCCATAGGACAGTGCGCGGAGAGTCTTTCCGGCAGCCCCCTGGCCATGCATCCCGGATCGGTGGTGGTGTTTTCCCTAGATACTGCGGATAGTGAATCTCTCGTCGGAAAGAACCATGAACCGGAGTTGGTCATCCACCCCCATTAG
- a CDS encoding sensor histidine kinase, whose product MSNHSYGSTRTPLMLKIGMIITLVMIVPTIALITFLSNQALGVSQTRLLESLNYGKKTLEANLGYKLQQLRGTAIRLSGDPYFLAAVNEPNSQPAPVDVAPSVGVQMWSRDQSLVYNRPIRAMNPFVSGLVSFESVLEGRTQVVHVSEEGLLVFQFLVLNRGEAAANTGGLTENGGALVLGLHTRISHEVFDIVTFSLGQETSIYRVPGTVLEELETTPQSVLWNRYGSQGRIPSELVFTTRFDSYGRRLERLPATIPWFAGLPSSQQSDLRVDAVQEEVLEGVEQYSVYAPLPIGEPGEYVGHISIPKSRFRSSEGPNYLWIVAAAVLFLIIIMTVLIARFLIRPVVDLSDGVENLRRHLREQGPLLQIGIKSDDEIGDLSRSFNQLGAELKASFSQIRSQREEILNYAQTLEERVQERTRELEEARIRAEIANTHKSRFLVNMNHELRTPLNSISGITDLLRFGAYDKTEDLIHALEQYLELHQSPDDDPLSPEEARALDHLDAYLGHLILRGNGIAAFVSYLEDALPALPDYPQLTERVKQLLAEQDRSYLKAYSTIREAGEVLINIIDEVINLSRIESGVIEISKGPQRLSEIINYALVHSESYARSKGKINTLSIVKTIHPDCPEDIMADGQKVKQVLLNLMTNGVKYTNQGRVDLEVKPGNSGRELVFSVRDTGIGIADSDKKVIFTEFGRAFAVRDIEGTGLGLALSKKLVVAHGGKIGFESELGSGSVFWFTLPLENPGQN is encoded by the coding sequence TTGAGTAACCATAGTTACGGATCCACCCGCACCCCCCTCATGCTCAAAATCGGTATGATCATCACCCTGGTAATGATAGTGCCGACCATTGCCTTGATCACCTTCCTCTCCAACCAGGCCTTAGGGGTTTCTCAGACGCGGTTGCTTGAGAGCCTTAACTACGGTAAGAAGACCCTGGAGGCAAACCTGGGCTACAAGCTCCAGCAGCTTAGGGGCACCGCTATCCGCCTGAGTGGTGATCCCTACTTTTTAGCAGCGGTAAACGAGCCCAACTCCCAGCCCGCACCGGTGGATGTGGCGCCCAGTGTGGGGGTGCAGATGTGGAGTCGCGACCAAAGCCTGGTCTATAACCGGCCGATCAGGGCCATGAATCCCTTTGTATCCGGCTTAGTGAGCTTTGAATCTGTGCTTGAGGGAAGGACCCAGGTTGTCCATGTGAGCGAAGAGGGCTTACTGGTTTTTCAGTTTCTGGTGTTGAACAGGGGAGAAGCAGCGGCGAATACAGGGGGGCTGACGGAGAACGGGGGGGCTCTGGTTCTTGGGTTGCATACCCGGATCAGCCATGAGGTGTTTGATATTGTTACCTTCTCTCTGGGGCAGGAGACCTCCATCTACCGCGTTCCTGGAACGGTGCTTGAAGAATTGGAAACCACCCCGCAATCGGTACTGTGGAACCGCTACGGCAGCCAGGGCCGGATACCCTCAGAGCTAGTGTTTACCACCCGGTTCGATTCCTACGGACGTCGGCTGGAACGGCTTCCTGCTACTATACCCTGGTTCGCCGGGCTACCATCTTCTCAGCAATCCGACCTTCGGGTTGATGCTGTCCAGGAAGAGGTGCTGGAGGGGGTAGAACAGTACAGTGTCTATGCTCCACTGCCCATAGGAGAACCCGGGGAGTATGTGGGGCATATTAGTATCCCTAAGAGCAGATTCCGTAGCTCCGAAGGGCCGAACTACCTTTGGATTGTGGCAGCCGCTGTACTGTTTCTCATTATTATTATGACGGTGCTCATTGCCCGGTTTCTTATTCGTCCCGTGGTAGATCTCTCCGACGGGGTGGAAAATCTCCGGCGCCATCTCCGGGAGCAGGGACCGCTCCTACAGATCGGGATAAAAAGTGATGATGAAATTGGGGATCTTTCCCGGAGTTTTAATCAACTCGGCGCTGAACTGAAGGCAAGTTTTTCTCAAATTCGATCCCAACGGGAGGAAATTCTCAACTACGCCCAGACCCTGGAAGAACGGGTTCAGGAACGTACCAGGGAGCTGGAAGAGGCGCGGATTCGGGCGGAAATCGCTAACACCCATAAATCACGGTTCCTGGTTAACATGAACCACGAGCTGCGGACCCCCCTCAACTCCATTAGCGGAATAACCGACCTTCTGCGCTTTGGTGCCTACGATAAAACGGAGGACCTTATCCATGCTCTGGAGCAGTATTTGGAATTGCATCAAAGCCCCGATGACGATCCCCTCTCTCCGGAAGAAGCCAGGGCACTAGACCATTTGGATGCGTATCTCGGCCACCTGATTCTACGCGGAAACGGCATCGCCGCCTTTGTATCCTATCTGGAGGACGCCCTGCCAGCCCTCCCGGACTATCCCCAATTGACGGAACGGGTTAAGCAGCTCTTAGCCGAACAGGACCGGAGCTACCTAAAGGCATACTCGACCATCAGGGAGGCCGGGGAGGTTCTCATAAATATTATTGATGAGGTAATAAATCTGTCCCGCATCGAGTCGGGAGTGATTGAGATATCCAAGGGGCCCCAGCGGTTAAGCGAGATTATCAATTATGCCCTGGTTCATAGCGAGAGCTACGCCCGGAGTAAGGGGAAGATCAATACCCTGTCTATCGTGAAAACCATCCATCCAGACTGCCCGGAAGATATTATGGCGGATGGCCAGAAGGTAAAGCAGGTACTGCTTAATCTGATGACCAACGGTGTGAAGTACACCAACCAAGGGCGGGTCGACCTGGAGGTAAAGCCGGGGAACAGTGGGCGGGAGCTCGTTTTTTCGGTTCGGGACACGGGGATCGGAATCGCCGACTCGGATAAAAAGGTGATTTTCACAGAGTTCGGCCGGGCGTTCGCGGTGCGGGATATCGAGGGTACGGGTCTCGGATTAGCCCTTTCTAAAAAACTGGTCGTTGCCCATGGCGGCAAGATTGGGTTTGAGAGCGAGCTGGGTTCGGGCAGTGTATTCTGGTTTACCCTTCCCCTGGAGAATCCAGGGCAGAACTAA
- the def gene encoding peptide deformylase: MLDLVTLPDDRLHEVSNPVANIDGTLEKLVHDMIETMQLSKGIGLAGVQIGRMDRLFVVGVPDDKPRAFINPIITARSSELSDYEEGCLSIPGVYADVTRPESVQVTAWDEQGREFSLEASGLLARVIQHEYDHLDGTLFYEYLRPGSQKRLLRLYEKRMRA; encoded by the coding sequence ATGTTAGATTTGGTTACCCTGCCGGATGATAGGCTTCACGAGGTATCAAACCCGGTGGCGAATATTGACGGAACCCTAGAGAAACTTGTCCATGATATGATCGAAACCATGCAGCTTTCCAAAGGAATCGGGTTGGCAGGGGTTCAGATCGGCCGTATGGACCGGTTGTTTGTCGTAGGCGTTCCCGATGATAAGCCCAGGGCCTTTATAAATCCCATCATTACTGCCCGCTCCTCGGAACTCAGCGATTACGAGGAGGGGTGTCTGAGTATACCCGGGGTATACGCCGATGTCACTCGGCCGGAATCGGTACAGGTAACCGCTTGGGACGAACAGGGCAGAGAATTTTCCCTAGAGGCTAGCGGTCTATTAGCCCGAGTCATCCAGCATGAATACGACCATCTGGATGGTACGCTCTTTTATGAGTACCTTCGTCCCGGCAGTCAAAAACGTCTGCTGCGTTTGTATGAGAAACGGATGCGCGCCTGA
- the sufC gene encoding Fe-S cluster assembly ATPase SufC produces the protein MKLEVKDLHARVEDKEILKGINLTIESGQVHAIMGPNGSGKSTLSNVIMGHPNYEVTQGQILLDGEDVLEMEVSERAQKGLFMAFQYPVEIPGITVGRFLKRVTEVHRAAQARLRGEEEEKAPKASGFVRELRAGMDFLEMDQAFINRYLNDGFSGGEKKRMEILQMMMLKPGLAILDETDSGLDIDALQVVAKGVNHLKGPDFGAIIITHYQRILNYIKPDFVHILYKGKIVTSGDQKLVETLEEKGYDWIKKQYGIQEDENE, from the coding sequence ATGAAGCTTGAGGTTAAAGATTTACATGCCAGAGTTGAGGACAAGGAAATCCTCAAGGGAATCAACCTTACCATCGAATCCGGTCAGGTCCATGCAATCATGGGACCCAACGGTTCTGGGAAGAGTACCTTATCGAATGTTATTATGGGACATCCCAACTACGAAGTAACCCAGGGGCAAATTCTTCTGGATGGTGAGGATGTTCTGGAGATGGAGGTGAGCGAACGGGCTCAGAAGGGACTGTTTATGGCCTTTCAGTATCCCGTTGAAATTCCCGGAATAACCGTAGGCCGTTTCCTCAAGCGGGTTACCGAGGTTCACCGAGCGGCTCAGGCCCGGCTCCGCGGGGAGGAAGAAGAGAAGGCTCCCAAAGCCAGCGGGTTTGTCCGCGAGCTTCGGGCGGGTATGGACTTCCTGGAAATGGACCAGGCGTTTATCAACCGGTACTTGAATGATGGTTTTTCCGGTGGTGAGAAAAAGCGGATGGAAATTCTGCAGATGATGATGCTCAAACCAGGGCTTGCAATTTTGGATGAGACGGATTCAGGTTTGGATATTGATGCCCTCCAGGTGGTTGCCAAGGGGGTAAATCACCTCAAAGGCCCAGATTTTGGAGCAATTATTATCACCCACTACCAGCGGATCCTGAATTACATAAAGCCGGATTTCGTACATATCTTGTACAAAGGAAAGATCGTAACCTCCGGGGATCAGAAATTGGTAGAGACCCTGGAAGAGAAGGGGTACGACTGGATTAAGAAGCAGTACGGCATACAGGAGGATGAGAATGAGTAA
- a CDS encoding PASTA domain-containing protein, with protein MSKKQQKPAISEESQEIDGSDETRNIQEDQPLAPDPQPGQAELGTHPPRDSQESPQPEAPASPETTPAGDADDGNASGPAARRFRLPFFKGKSGSRKGRGPSGWFPRKDDPPENRYFKILVWSFVGIAVLVVLSAVTAFIVALQGAETITVPALTDEELGNAMEQLQARGLYAQIEQRFFSDPSLKGRVVEQKPGPGSRLKAGRSVLLTVSKGAVVDRVDDYIGRQLQEVEQELQVLFATYKPLLQITGNSVNYVFDDSEPGTILDQDPAPGAELTGLTPLNLLVSRGPEVQTFSVPNYVNLDYNRAMSLLAGQNQPFTFTLADVDETTAGGIVVSQEPQPGAVVEQSTPVSLEIQPIRRVGARQVFGLFTRTLPRYAVPVELFVEVIEPSGERRELFTTQHPGGQISFPYLLEEGAQIVVSAFGGELLRYLVVKEEE; from the coding sequence ATGAGTAAAAAACAGCAAAAGCCAGCCATCTCCGAAGAGAGCCAGGAGATAGACGGTTCCGATGAAACCCGGAACATTCAAGAAGATCAGCCCCTAGCCCCAGACCCTCAGCCCGGCCAGGCGGAATTGGGTACCCATCCCCCCCGGGATTCCCAGGAGTCCCCCCAACCGGAAGCGCCAGCCTCCCCTGAAACTACCCCAGCCGGCGACGCTGATGACGGAAACGCATCTGGTCCCGCGGCCCGCCGATTCAGGCTGCCCTTCTTCAAGGGCAAATCCGGCTCCAGAAAAGGCCGTGGACCATCCGGCTGGTTTCCGCGAAAGGATGATCCCCCGGAAAACCGGTATTTTAAGATCCTGGTATGGAGTTTTGTCGGTATCGCAGTGCTGGTAGTGCTCTCAGCGGTTACCGCCTTCATTGTAGCGCTCCAAGGAGCGGAAACCATAACCGTGCCTGCTCTGACGGACGAGGAGCTTGGTAACGCCATGGAGCAGCTTCAAGCCCGGGGACTCTACGCCCAGATAGAGCAGCGGTTCTTCTCCGACCCCTCACTCAAGGGCAGGGTTGTGGAACAAAAACCCGGTCCGGGCAGCCGGTTAAAGGCCGGCCGATCGGTGCTGCTCACCGTCAGCAAGGGGGCGGTGGTTGACCGGGTTGATGACTATATCGGCCGCCAGCTCCAGGAGGTGGAACAGGAACTCCAGGTGCTCTTCGCCACCTACAAGCCCCTGCTCCAGATAACCGGAAATTCAGTAAACTACGTATTCGACGATTCAGAACCGGGTACCATCCTAGACCAGGATCCAGCGCCGGGCGCGGAACTCACGGGCCTAACGCCCTTGAACCTCCTGGTTTCCCGAGGTCCCGAGGTGCAGACCTTCTCGGTTCCGAATTACGTCAATTTGGATTACAACCGCGCTATGAGTCTGTTGGCCGGTCAAAATCAACCCTTTACCTTCACCCTCGCCGATGTGGATGAAACCACGGCCGGGGGTATCGTGGTGAGTCAGGAGCCTCAGCCGGGAGCAGTGGTTGAACAAAGCACCCCGGTAAGCCTGGAGATTCAGCCCATTCGAAGGGTAGGGGCACGGCAGGTTTTCGGCCTGTTTACCCGGACACTGCCCAGGTATGCGGTACCCGTGGAGTTATTCGTGGAGGTTATCGAACCGAGCGGGGAGCGCAGGGAGCTGTTTACCACCCAACATCCCGGAGGGCAGATTAGTTTTCCCTACCTCCTGGAAGAGGGTGCCCAGATCGTCGTTTCTGCCTTCGGAGGGGAGTTATTACGGTACCTGGTTGTTAAGGAAGAAGAGTAA
- a CDS encoding metal-sulfur cluster assembly factor: MPTKREVLDSLRKVIDPEIGLNIVDLGLVYRVEVSEETGSLDIDFTLTSPGCPLADVIENDMLRVLKDDHGLDAVNTNLVWSPPWNLDFMSEEARLELGYPI; this comes from the coding sequence ATGCCCACAAAACGGGAAGTATTAGACTCTCTCCGCAAGGTAATTGACCCGGAAATCGGCTTGAATATTGTGGACCTCGGCTTGGTCTACCGGGTGGAGGTTTCTGAAGAGACAGGTTCCCTGGATATAGATTTCACCCTAACCTCGCCAGGTTGTCCTCTGGCGGATGTCATTGAGAATGATATGCTGCGGGTGCTTAAGGATGATCACGGCCTAGATGCTGTGAATACCAACCTGGTGTGGAGCCCGCCCTGGAACCTTGATTTCATGAGCGAGGAAGCCCGGCTAGAGCTGGGATACCCCATATAG
- the fmt gene encoding methionyl-tRNA formyltransferase — protein MNNKLSPLRVLFAGTPDFSVPTLAAMVNNPETIRLVGVLTNPDAPGKRGKTLKPSPVSQFVQEHAEGVAVLKPQRLDQAVRDAVAELQPDILVCVAYGRIFGPKFLALFPRGGINLHPSLLPQFRGPSPLQAAILAGLHQTGITVQYLSQKMDAGDILLQEPLALVGDEYAHELLESTASRGAEMVLQVLQDLQAGLARPEPQDHSKATYCRIITKEDGLITWSDSSIEIHRRVRAYRPWPGAYTYWKGLKLTIHAAVVYNEAQSSQQPPGSVLGIDKKSGILVQTGDGQIALQSLQLQSKKQMDFKSFVNGVQDFLGSHLGGIHE, from the coding sequence ATGAACAACAAGTTGTCCCCCCTGAGAGTTCTTTTCGCCGGAACCCCGGATTTCTCCGTACCGACCCTGGCCGCCATGGTTAACAATCCTGAGACTATCCGGCTGGTCGGTGTGCTCACAAACCCCGATGCTCCGGGGAAACGGGGGAAAACCCTGAAACCCAGTCCAGTGTCTCAATTTGTGCAGGAGCATGCCGAAGGCGTGGCGGTACTAAAACCCCAGCGTCTGGATCAGGCTGTCCGGGATGCTGTGGCGGAGTTACAGCCGGATATCCTGGTCTGTGTCGCCTACGGTCGAATCTTCGGCCCCAAATTTCTCGCCCTGTTTCCTCGGGGAGGAATCAACCTGCACCCGAGTCTCCTTCCCCAATTCCGCGGCCCCTCGCCCCTTCAGGCTGCGATTCTGGCCGGGCTCCATCAAACGGGCATCACGGTGCAATACCTATCCCAGAAGATGGACGCCGGAGATATCCTGCTTCAGGAACCCTTAGCCCTTGTCGGGGATGAATACGCCCATGAGCTGCTCGAGAGCACGGCGTCCAGGGGAGCTGAAATGGTGCTCCAGGTTTTGCAGGACCTGCAGGCCGGCCTAGCCCGGCCCGAGCCTCAAGATCATTCCAAGGCTACCTATTGCCGGATTATCACGAAGGAAGACGGACTGATAACCTGGTCGGATTCCAGCATTGAAATTCACCGTAGGGTTCGGGCCTACCGTCCCTGGCCGGGTGCCTACACCTATTGGAAGGGTCTCAAGCTTACAATCCATGCCGCAGTGGTTTATAATGAGGCCCAGTCCTCCCAACAACCTCCGGGTTCCGTACTAGGCATAGACAAAAAATCCGGTATTTTGGTACAAACGGGGGATGGTCAAATAGCCCTGCAGAGCCTGCAATTGCAATCCAAGAAGCAAATGGATTTTAAGAGCTTTGTAAACGGGGTACAGGATTTTCTTGGATCACACCTTGGAGGAATACATGAGTAA